CCCTACAAGGTGCTCGAACGTACCACCGACAAAGTTTTTTCTATTGAGGTCAACGGCAGACCTGTGTCAATTTCCGTTGAACGTCTTAAACCCGCGCACCTCTTACCCGGCGATTCAGACGATCCCCCGTTAGTTAAGGTTCCGTCATCGTCCGAGCAAGCGGATAAGACTCCGACCTCTGTAAATCCTCCTCAAGGATCTCTGAAAACGTACTCCGGTCCAAAGAAAAAAGTGCAATTCAAGTTGTAACATTAAAGACTGTGAGAATTCCGTCACTAAGTATATAGTCTTGCGTGCGCTAGTTTTAAGCCCACATTTTTGTATTAGTCTTAAGCGTTTTGTTCTTGTATCAATTAGTATTCTTTATTGTTCCGTCTAGTCTGCGTCTACTCATTAGTTCTAAGCAGCGTTACGTTCAaagaatttctattttctagTACCTTTCGTACTCAAGTTGCGTCTACTCTCTAGTTCTAAGCAGCGTTacgtttaagaaattttatacctCTTCGTTTTGCAATTGCATTCAACCTGCGTATACTACATAGTTGTAAGCAACGTTAACTTGTAAAAGATTGTTCCTACCGCAACGAattgtgatattatttatagccACTTAAGTGCCTATTGTAAACATTCTCTCCATCGTTAACACTCGGGGGGGAGTGTGTGGCGACTAGCCATGCGCATCTATGTATCGCATGACCCGCGCCTACGTGGCGCTGTGGGTCCTTCTTCTTCCGGCGGGAAATTAGTCCGCCATTGGTCTCGCGCTCCGCTACACGCCTTACCGGCGTGCTCTGTAATATCTTTCCTCCGTTCCAATAAATGTTGTTACTGTTTGACTCCAGTGTCCTGTTAGTTATCCCGGTAACACACGGAAGTCGTAGGGACTTCCGTGCGACGATCCCTCACACGATCTTAACTTTAATTACGCCACGTGCGTGATAACATTCATACTTATCCCTACACACAAATGACGCCGCCGCCACCTATCGGCGGCCCACGGTAACTGCTTCGCTCAGCAACCAATGGCGGAAAAATTCAAAcgttattgtttataacattGACATTTTCTATTGCTTTTGTTGATAGAACGATTGCTCCTCGCTTGCTTTGTAGTGATATTCAATTGTTCCActcgtataattaattttctttaatattttagcaataaaCCACTCGTTTTCTTAAACAAACGTATTTCCTGCAGTCCCCTGCGAGTATATTCAACATAAAACGATTGCTCCTTTGTTGCTTAGCGTTGCTCCATGATTACTTTCGTCGTTTATTGCAtttgtattgaaaaattaacaaattattaatttcacaaGTGACGCCGCCGCTACCTATCGGCGGCCCACAGTAACTGCTTCGCTCGGCAACCAATGGCGGAAAAATTCAAAcgttattgtttataacacTGACATTTTCTATTGCTTTTGTTGATAGAACGATTGCTCCTCGCTTGCTCTGTAGTGATATTCAATTGCTCCActcgtataattaattttctttaatatttcagcaataaaCCATTCGTTTTCTTAAACAAACGTATTTCTTGCAGTCCCCTGCGAgtatatgtaacataaaacGATTGCTCCTTTGTTGCTTAGCGTTGCTCCATAATTACTTTCGtgatttattgcatttttatttaaaaattaacaaattatcaattttacaagTGACGCCGCCGCCACCTATTGGCGGCCCACGGTAACTGCTTCGCTCGGCAACCAATGGTGGAAAAATTCAAAcgttattgtttataatattgacattttttattgcttttgttGATAGAACGATTGCTCCTCGCTTGCTCTGTAGTGATATTCAATTGCTCCAttcgtataattaattttctttaatattttagcaataaaCCATTTGTCTTCTTAAACAAACGTATTTCCTGCAGTCCCCTGCGAGTATATTCAACATAAAACGATTGCTCCTTTGTTGCTTAGCGTTGCTCCATGATTACTTTCGTGgtttattccatttttattgaaaaattaacaaattattaatttcacaaGTGATGCCGCCACCACCTATCGGCGGCCTACCGTAACTGCTTTGCTCGGCAACCGATGGCAGAAATATTCAAAcgttattgtttataacattGACATTTTCTATTGCTTTTGTTGAAAGAACGATTGCTCCTCGCTTGCTCTATAGAGATAGAGATCCTATACTATAGACTGGCCAATTTTAGGAATGTGTCCAGAATATGGTGGCGATATGTCGTAAACTCGATTTGTGTGTGCGCGTTTGTTTATCGCTGTCGTCTGTTATTATTTGCTATTGGAAATGTCTTATTTTATCACGTTGCAATTGACCACAGCCATTTACAGCGATCGGTGTTTAGAGTTTTCCAGAAATCAGATCCAAAATTAGATCcataaatcagaaaattttatattaaattagtcaATTAATGATTATTGAGCAAGTAATTGAGCACCACTTCTTGTCACTTACTATAAGTACATAGCGttactttttatgaaaaattaagtaaaaacatacttttttgtggtatttaataaagaaaacatttttaaataaatttcaatcaatcaGCATCATTCTTCAGACAAAAGTAAAATTGCATAAACGCCTcgttgcttaaaaaaaaaacagcgcGGCTTATGCATATTATCGAGTGAATGGCATAAAGTTCTATTAGTCCAATGTTTGTCTAAAAGACAATGCTGATTAACTGGAATTTAGTCAAGAATATCTTCTTTATTAATCATTGTAGAGAAAAATGACTCAGAACTTTTTTACTTAagtcttcattaaaaaataaggccatatatgtatatacatatacttagTGGGCGATAGCTAATTAACACcctttatattatagattacaaactttaaaaaaattaaccttttccgttttgaaaaaaatgttagaacTGCGGACAAAAGAAGACTTAAAGTGTGAAACTGAACTTACaaagaatattgtaattattgacGAACATAAGCAAAAAGATGGAAATGTCAGCAGtgtagaagaaaaagaaaattgttctATTGTTTCTTGGAAAAATTCCATTGACTTAAATGACCCATGCACTTGGTTTCCAATTTcggataaaattaaatgctaCCTTATCCTCAGCAAAGAATCACATCAAGGAAGAAAtgctaattttgaattaagtGCACGAGATTGTGGCAACGGcacaatagtaaaatttaatcctGGCTGGTTCgacaaaaacaagaaaaacgGTGAAAAAATGTCGCGTACATGGCTCatctattgtaaaaaaagacaatGTTTGTATTGCTTTCCTTGCTTACTATTTGAAACTGATCAATTGTCAAAATTTAGTAAACCTGAAGAAGGCTTCTTTAATtggaagaaattaaatccaaAAATTTTTGAGCATGAAAACAAACCGGCTTATTGAACGAACTATTTGAAATGGCAAAAGCTGAAAAgtgatttaaaaatgtcagCATCCATAGACCGAGACTTGCAACAACAAATATTGaccgagaaagaaaaatggcgTCATGTTTTAAAAGCTATTGTTGAAACTTTTATTCTGTGCTCAAAATAATATCGCTCTGAGAGGACATGGACAACTGGGAGAAAAAGACtgcggtatttttttaaatcttatagaACTTATTAGTCGACACGATAAAATTCTTGCGGAACATCTTTCAAACAATAGACGCGTTACTTATCTTTCACCACAAATACAGAACGAATTTATTCATTTGCTGGGAGAGCACGTTCGTGAAAAAATTATCAGTGATATAAaagaagcaaaatattttaccatAATCTTTGACTGCACCCCAGACATCTCTCATGTAGAACAGATGTCTCAAGTTATTAGATATGTTGATAAGGAATGTAATATTCGCGAaagttttattgattttattgatactGTAGACAAAACAGGAGAGGGTTTGGCGCAagttatattagaaaaattaaaacacgACGGTCTAGAAATAGAAAACTGCCGCGGTCAGGCCTATGATAATGGGGCGAATATGGTCGGTAAATATAAAGGTGTCCAAAGtcatattttaagtattgAAAAGTCTGCTAAATTTATGCCGTGTGCTGCTCATAAATTGAATTTGGTTGGTGTTCATGCTGCAAGTGTTTCAGTAGAAATGGTAAACTTTTTCGGTATCGTGCAGCAGATTTACGTCTTCTCTTCATTAACAACGCGCTGAAATTTATTGAcaagtaaatataaacataaactGACTTTAAAAACGCATTCTGATACAAGATGGGCTTCAAAGTATAATGCAGTAAATTCCTTACTAACCGAATTTGGAAATGTTCTCAATGCATTGAACAAGATTTCAATGGATAAATTGTACGGAGATGGTATGTTTACTGCGAGAGGATTGCTGAAATTGCTGGATTTTGAGTTCGTGTTTAATTTAGTACTTTGGGAATCTATATTAAATCACATTCATCGACGTAATAAATCTTTGCAAAGTATAGAATTGACACAAAGTAAcgtattaaaagtaaaacaaattcATTGAAGAACGCAATTTCATCAATTCGTAATCGTGGAATTGAGTCAATGAAACAAAAAGCAGCATCTATATGTGTACATTGCGATATCGATCCCAAATTTAAAGAAGTCTGtttgagaaaaaagaaacaattaagTGGCGAATTAGCTTCTGATGAAACTCTTGATAAAGAACGTAAGATTCAACAACAAATGTTTTTGATATGCGATAGACTATTAATGGAACTGCACGATCGTTTTCTTGCGACCACGGACATAATGGATATGTTCAATATTTTaagtgacaaaattttaacaatgacGGACGACGACATCACTCAGAAATCAATTACTCTCGTTAAAGAATTCCCCAAAGATTTCGACGCAGATGAATTAGTAAGTGAATTGCTGTCTTACAAATATCTTATACcagaaattatgaataatcttaataaaaataataataataatcaaagtacaataattttaattgtaaaggaatttttcaaattaaatttgcaaaatgtaTACCCTAATTTAAGTAATGCATATAGACT
This DNA window, taken from Monomorium pharaonis isolate MP-MQ-018 chromosome 6, ASM1337386v2, whole genome shotgun sequence, encodes the following:
- the LOC118646359 gene encoding zinc finger MYM-type protein 1-like, with protein sequence MSQVIRYVDKECNIRESFIDFIDTVDKTGEGLAQVILEKLKHDGLEIENCRGQAYDNGANMVGKYKGVQSHILSIEKSAKFMPCAAHKLNLVGVHAASVSVEMNAISSIRNRGIESMKQKAASICVHCDIDPKFKEVCLRKKKQLSGELASDETLDKERKIQQQMFLICDRLLMELHDRFLATTDIMDMFNILSDKILTMTDDDITQKSITLVKEFPKDFDADELTTPRSPLPDQRLHQVQSRVEVIQFNDSKLGPRVHDPETGYNELERAR